In the Pongo abelii isolate AG06213 chromosome 9, NHGRI_mPonAbe1-v2.0_pri, whole genome shotgun sequence genome, GCCTGTATACTTCATTGTTTACGTTACACAAATGAAGTCCTGAGGTGCATAGTGGTTTGGGCTCTGAATTTTGTTTCTCTTAGCAACTTAATGGTTGTATTTTCATGTCAAAAAATCTTGAGATTGTGTAATATATTAGTCATAGTACTGTGTGGATATTCATAAGTTATGTAAATGATACCTAATTGTTAGACCTTCAGATTGTTACTCTTTTGTATTATAAACAGTCCTGTAGTGACTAAACTTTTGTGAAATTCTGAAACTTTCTCAAGATACATTTCTAGGATCTAGTATGTAAAAAGCAAGAATCATAGTATTTATTGAAGGCTGATAAGTGTCAGTGATAGTTCTCAGCTCTTCACAAGAATCAGTCCATTGTTTTCCTACGATTCTATGAGATAGGTACTATCACTGTGCTCCTTTTATAGGTGAGTCAATGAGGTGTACAGAGAGTTTCAGTAACGAGTTGGTGGTAGATCTGAGACTTGGACTCAGGCTTGCAGGCACCAGCACCCCCACACTTTAAGTAAGAAGTTGGttattgctgggcgtggtggctcaagcctgtaatcccagcactttgggaggccgaggtgggaagatcacgaggtcaggagtttgagaccatcctggccaacatggtgaaaccccatctctactaaaatacaaaaaattagcagggtgtggtggtgcacacctgtagtcccagctactcaggagggcgaggcaggagaatcccttgaacctcggaggcagagattgcgccactgcactccagcctgggcaatagagcgagactcggtctcaaaaaaaaaaaaaaaagaaaaagtcagttATTCAGAAGAGGGaacaaaaaattatatactaATCAATTGGCTGGGCTTTGAAAAATGGATATGATTATGAGTTAAAATAAAGGGAGAGAGGGCATTTTAGGTTCTTGAACCCCTATGATGAAAGATACAGAGGTAAAACTTCCAAGACAGTGGGAGGACATTGAGTAAACCTGCCTGGTTAGGGTAGAAATACAGGAGTGATGAGGTTGGAAAGATCCGAAAGGGGTGGGGTATGGAATAAATGCTAAATTTAAAGTATTTAGTGGAAAGTATATTTTAAGCAGAGAGATAATGTGTAAAGATGGGTTTTAGGAAGATTAATATGAAGGAAGTGATGATTCCcagagatttaaataataaagatgtCTTAGGAGTATCCTGTCTCATAAATATCTTTATAGTTTAATTAAGAAGTACTTTAGGTAGAACATTTCAAGTACTTATGAGAGGGAAATGAGGAAATGACCAGATTCCAAGAAGCCAGGAGAGATTAGTTTATAATATATTGAATTAGCCAAAACAGATCATTTATAATGTTTGAGTCTAGGATCCCATTTTGCACTTAGATGGACATGTGAAAAGTGAACTCTAATCCCAGGAGCTGAGTTTTGATTCTTCTGTTTCCCGTTTTCTTTTCTAGGATTGTTTGAACTTGTCGTTAGTATAatatctttcctctttttcactGACATGTTCATCTACTGGATTCACAGAGGCCTTCATCATAGACTGGTATATAAGGTAAAGTCAtttgtggtgaaaagagaaaaaaggttaCACATTTCAGCAATGTATGTTTAtaaattctgttctttatttcCAAGAATTTCCTCTAACCATATTAAATGTCTAAGTAGCCGTAATCATAACAGGTACAGGGTACATTTTGTTCATATTCTTCTTTATGGGTCTAAGGGGCTGTCTTAAAATTCTTCTGTTCCGGTAACAGGTACACATGGACTTAGAGAGGGAACAATAGACATTAGAGACTCCAgaaggtgggaggatgggagaGGAGTGAGGGATGAGACACTCCGTATTGGGTACAATGTGCACTCTTCAGGTgctgggtacactaaaagccagacttcaccactgtgcaGTATATCCATGGAACACCACTGCACTTATACTCATAAATCCATATAAACGTATACTGTTTTAGGgcaaagtaaaacattttatagaATACATAATTTTGCTGATCTCTACGGGATTTGTTAGGTCGTTTCCAACATGAGTGTGAGAAGGTAAGTTCAATGTTGCACGGGGTAAAGTTTGCAGTGCTAATTGTGTCCTTTTCTTCTGCAGCGCCTACATAAACCTCACCATATTTGGAAGATTCCTACTCCATTTGCAAGTCATGCTTTTCACCCTATTGATGGCTTTCTTCAGAGTCTACCTTACCATATATACCCTTTTATCTTTCCATTACACAAGGTGGTTTATTTAAGTCTGTACATCTTGGTTAACATCTGGACAATTTCCATTCATGATGGTGATTTTCGTGTCCCCCAAATCTTACAGCCATTTATTAATGGCTCAGCTCATCATACAGACCACCATATGTTCTTTGACTATAATTATGGACAATATTTCACTTTGTGGGATAGGATTGGCGGCTCATTCAAAAATCCTTCCTCCTTTGAGGGGAAGGGACCGCTCAGTTATGTGAAGGAGATGACAGAGGGAAAGCGCAGCAGCCATTCAGGAAATGGCTGTAAGaatgaaaaattattcaatgGAGAGTTTACAAAGACTGAATAGATTATTGCCCAGTTATTCTTAAGTaaggacaaagaaggaaatatcatcatatttcttttttttaataaggaaaaaataatctcCATACAGTCAAGATACATAGTAAGTAAACGGTATCATTTGGAAATCAGCATCGTGGGCACTGCTGAGGAATGATCCTAGTGGTAGGTCAGaagaagatgctgtgaacaccaGGATTTTAATCTGATGCTTAAAATGCCAGATGTTGTTGAGGAGACAACTTGTATCTTTCTAGCAGCAGATCTGTAGTTTGTATAGCCTCAACAGCAATTTTAAATAAGATGGAGAATAAATTATTGAGGGGACTAGGCTATATGCATTTGCCTTCATCCACCCATTTTTATTAAGAATTATTGTGCTTAATAATACCAAGACTAAGCACCATAACCAAGAAATACTAATATAAAGATTGTTTCTTGTTTCAGGAATGGTTAATTCTTCAACGTTGGTATGGTAATGATAACTTGTAGTACTTTATTCAAGTCAAAGCATCAGTGTGGAAAAAAATTCTGATACATTAGCAGCTATGTAAATGACCTAATTGATAGCAGGTGTAATAAGACTATCATCTTCCTACACACAGGAGGCTCATTCTCTGGGCACACTGTCACCTATTACATTTTGctgattaataaataaattggaattaaaaaatattgatatcACCATGATTTAATCCAGATCTGGGATTATGTAACTAAACATTGTgacaattattatttaaaaccaTTATTTAATAAGAGTAAAAATATGTGAATCtggatatatttaaaaaaagaaatttgatgcCCAGATAATATATTAGGCACTACTGATTTTTTAGTTAAATTGATGCACTACACTTTTGATGTTTGAAGTTACAAAcctgtaatttttttgtaaaggaaaTAATTGCCAAATACCTAGGCCCACTGCTGACGATTAGTTCTAAAATCttattcctcctcttctcccctcacTTTTCCCTACTTCCTCTGCAAAAAGATTTAACAAATACTTGCATAAGGAAATGTGTGTTGTAACAAATATATTGCAAAAACATAGTTTGTAAAGGCATTCTATAAACTATTTATGTAAAATCAATAAAAGTTGATCATTATAATTAAACTGTATCAGTTGaatattatagcagcacaaagtaTTCTTTGTACACATTTTGTGCCAATTTGAAGCCACAGAAATGATGCGGATTGTGAAACGTTTCAGAACATCCCCAGACACTCAGTGTCACGGCGGGGAAGAAGTGGGTACCACATTCtgtttatatttcacattttaactAGATTTGAGTGTTTTAGCAAGAAATCAGTCTTAAAATCTAATGTCTGGGATCCAGAAGAAAATGTCTAATCTGTGAGTCATTGTCACAATGTCATCTTATTTAAATGTACCAATTAGTATTTTGTAATAGGCAAATGTCATTTAGTGCTTTTCACCAATCCTACTCGCCCCCGGTGCTCTGCCTTgcctaagaaaaagaaattaaggagaaGTAAACTTTATTTCCTAATATAATGTCAGCTGATATTTATTGGAGCTTTTCCTCTTTGCCCGGAGACTAGGACccaaagaagttaagtaactatTTCcaggtttatttctctctcatataATGTCCCGTGTGGATGTTTGTGGTCAGTGGACAGCTTTCCATCTAGTCGTTCTGTGACCCAGGCTCCTTCCTCTTGGGGCTCTGCCTTTCTCTCAGTCCATAGAGCCCTCTTTGTTGAAAGAGCAcataggaaaagaaggaaaagtctGCGTGGAAAATGTTTCTGGGTCAGGCCTGGAAGTGGTACGTATCTCTTCTGCCCATGTTCCTTTGGACAGAACTCCGTCACTTGGCCCACCTAGAGAGATTTTGGGAAATGTGTTCAGCTGTGTGCCTGGGAGGAAGGGGGCACCATTTTCTTGAGCAGCTAGCCAGTTTGCCGTATTTGTGTTGTTTGTTGTCCTCTTCTTGATGTTGAAATGGTGAATGAGCCATAGAGTATTTCAGGTTATCCACACACTAATCATCTCAGTGTCTTTAATTCTTAACTCCAATATGAATGTTAAAGCTTCCTCTAGATTTTTATTCCTATATAACTAATAGAGAAGAAAGGACAGCTTCCTATGGGGAAGACAGAAGCTTCCTCGTAGATGTTAGGAATAATCAAACTGGCCCCTGCCCTTTCACCCATCTCAAATTCTTGTCTTTCAAAGCAGCGTTATGTTAAGTAGTCCTAACATTTTAATATACAGTACTGCCACATTCTGCTATTTTCTATTAGAGGAAGTCAGAGAATATTTATGGAAGTGAGGACCCAAATTACCTTCTACAGATGACTTTGAAACCTTTTATAGTTACAGGACAGAAAGTGACAATCAAGGTTATGTTTTCTACTTTTGTGGTGGAAATTGAGAAGTGGGTGGATATGGTTCGAGAAGACCTTTCAGAAACAGAGACTGAGTCTTTGTCTTCCATCCTGTGTCTGCAATACTGAGTGAATTTCCTTATACCCTTGTATCATGTTTTCCTCCCATCTTCTAGAAGTTGGGGACAGATTTGGAAGAGAATTACACAAGTTCAGTTTTTTGATACATGGAGTTTACAGTGCATGCAGGTTATTTATATAGAGAAGAGGTCTGGGAGAAAGATGGAAACTAGGGAGATGACTGAGAACAAAGATATTTGGGATTAACAGGgatagaagaaaagtttgaaaccATGAGATTGCCACAGAGCATGAAAAAAGGTATTCAAAGACACTAACCAACTTGAGGGCTGCAGTGGTCTAaatgtgtcctccaaaattcatatgtggaaatgTATTGCCAGTGAGATAGTATGTAGAGGTGGGACCTTGAGGAAGtcattaagtcatgagggctctgggattaatgacttaaaaagAGGTATGAGGCAGCTGTTCAGCCCTTCTGTCTCctgccccttctttttttttttttttttttgagatggagtcttgctctgtcaccccaggctggactgcagtggtgtgatcttggctcactgcaagcttcgcctcccgggttcacgccattctcctgcctcagcctcctgagtagctgggactacaggtgcctgccaccaccatgcccggctaattttttgtatttttagtagagatggggtttcactgtgttagccaggatggtcttgatctcctgacctcgtgatctgcctgcctcggcctcccaaagtgctgggattataggtgtgagccaccactcccagccccttCTGTCCCTTCTAACGTGAGGACCCAGCAACAAGGTACCATCTTGAAAGCAGAAACTGGGGACTCAGCAGACACCAAACCCACTGGTGCTTAACcgtgacttcccagcctccagagctgtaagaaaataaatttctattatttatagattacccagttgAAGATACTTTGTTAAGGCagtacaaatggactaagacgaGGGGGAAGAAACTTGCATTCCTGATCTTCCCAACTTCTTCAAATTCACAACACTTGAATGACAGTCTTATTTCAGCACTTACTGCTATCACCTATTACTTTTATGTGTGTCTTACCTATTTGAGATGCCAGATTCCTTGGAAGTAGAGACCGTGTCTGAATCATCATTGTATTAAACCACTCATCCTTAACAAATGCCCAAGACATGGTTAAAGTTCAATAAATACTTTGttgaatttattaataaaatggcaGAAATGTCATTCTCTTCAATATGTGTTTAATAAATCCCTGATAGGTGCTAAGCACTGCACTAGGTAAAAATTCTCTTCTGATGCTGTCTTTTTGGCcaaccatttttttctcatttattcattagCTGACATTTGCTAAGTGCTTTGGAGGGGTCAAAAGGGGAAGTAATGAGAAGTCAAAGATGGTCCTTACATCAAGGATAAACTATCTTTTTTTAGTCACTCAAAGTCATAACCCTTTAGAAACAAAACCCACCAGTACCCCAGATTTTGACCACAGATGTATCAGTACTACAAGGACTGGTTAGAGGGTTGAATGAATCTGTATACTCAGCACTTAACACAGCACTCtgggtaaaagaaaaaagatcctcAAAGATATTAGTTGGTTACATCAAGAAAGGGCAAACGTAGGAGGTTAATCTATAATTTCATCTCAGAGGAACAGGAACTTTGGAGATAAACAGGGCTTTGCCACTTGCGAGTTGCGCCATCCTGGTTTCTCCATCctggtttctccatctgtaaattGATTAAAACACTGCCTATCTAATAAGAATAAATAAGTTAGAAGCATTCAGTTAAATGTCAACTGAAGCTATTGTTCATGTAAATTGTGCttgatgctttttctttctaGATTCAATGATTATTGTCATTTTACCTCGATAGGCCCTCAATAGAAATCAGTTGCAGAGGGCAGAAGCCTAGATATTTTCACCTTAAAATTGGAGGGTGAAAGACATTGAGGTGAAGTAGAGATAGAGGGTACACAGAAAAATCGTATAAGTAAAACTAACATCGTTAACATTATTTACTGTAAGTTATCTTTGTAAGAgtggtaaaatacatacattatgggttgttaaataatttcatttaaaaaatgcatcactttgtgtgtttttatattgCTATAAACCATAAGGCCAGTCTACAAGGTTTGTAGATAAAATAGAAACATACCTTCcttaaaaagcagaataaatttcttaaaGGCAGGAAGGAAGTGTTTGAACCGTGAGTCAACAAGCTTTACTGTCAAAGCAGGCTTTtggtatggaaagaaaaatacttataaatacttgttttaatatttgctttattaaaaatacatttaaaatacagcATTTTTAAATCTCTAAGCTCAACTTGAAGATATAAGAACAGtaaatttgataaaaatgagaaattacatTCCCATTTCTTTAACAATTTGTAAATTCCAATTATCCTGAACATTTAATACcacttacatattttattaatcacattttcttaaacatttgaTAAGAGATTTAATATTTTGATCCAACTACCAAAAAAGCAGACTTGTGTACTCGACAGATTTTTCTAAACACTTGACAACTCATGATTcaaacataaacacaaaataGCATATCAAAAGTTAATCACTCAGTTGGAAAGCATTCATACCATAGGCTTTTATTCATTTCTTGAATAATTTTGTTATATCTTCCTCCtttaggctgcaatgagctataattgcactactgcactccacgctgggtgacagagcaagaccctatctctaaaaataaaaaaagtatatatatatatatatatatatatatatatatatatatataaaagtatcttCCTCTATTATAATTTAACTCATTAAGCCATTTATTTAGATGGAAACTTGCCCCCCGACATGTGCTATGAAACAAATAGAAACCTAGAAATTTAGTGCATATTCAAATATTAAGACAGACACTGGTGTGGTGACTTTTGTCTATCGCTACATTGGGACGTTGTTTCTTTCTGATCAACTTAAGGAAATTATAATTTACTATAATTAAGTGTAGCCATTTTTACTGTAGAGTTCAATGATCTTTGATGAATATGTACACCCATGTAACCACCACCCCCAGTCAAAGTAAAGAACATTTTCTTACCAGAATAAATTTCCTCTCACTTTGCAGTCATTCTCCCCAGCCCTAGGTCACCACTGATCCACTTTCTGTTACTGGAAGGTTAGTTTTCTTCCCTGacttagaatttcatataaattaaatCAGATAGTATATACTCTTGTGTTTAGTTTCTTTAGCTTAACATGTTTAGAGATACTTGCTGTTGCATATGTCtgtagctttttgtttttattgctgaatagtatttcattgtaataTACCACAGTTGGTTTATGTATTTGCTGATGAATATTTGCGTTATTTCCAGTGTGggattattatgaataaagttatacaaacatttgtgtacaagtctttctGTGGATATATGTTGTTATTTCTCATTGGTAAATATCTGTTAgatttgctgggtcatagggaagagatatatatgtatacatttaattttataaaacactgtgaaactattttccaaagtggttgtaccattttacccTCCTGCTCCCAGTGATGAGAATTCCATTTTTCCTGCATGTTCACTAACACTTAAGTCAGTCCTTATTTGTAACCATTCTAGTGAGTGTGAGGTAGTGTCCCACTGTggcttaatttgcattttcctgtgactaatgttaagcaccttttctcctgcttttttttttttttctttttcaaactttttgtatCTTTCGTAAAGTATCTTTTCAAATCtttggccattttaaaaattaggttgttTTTGTGTTATTGACTTATAAGATTTTGTATATATTGACAAAAATTCTTTGTTAGATGTGTGTATTACCAATATTTACCCCAAtttagcttgtcttttcatttccttacTATCTTTTgataaggaaaaaatgtttaatttttattcagaccactttatcaatttttgtctttcataGCTATTGCATTTTCTGTCCcacctaagaaatctttgccaatcCCAAAGCAAGCCTGGAATTTCCTTTGTGACAAGGTTTTTGATAATGAGTTCGTTTCGTAGAAGATAAAGACTTCgtgttttcctctcttcctttgtcaattttgatacattatttttcaagaaattgtTTACTACATTTAAGTAATAAAATTTGCCATAAAGTTGTAACATTCCCTATTTCCCTTTTAATGCCTATAGGATCAGTAGTTATATATCCTATCTAATTCCTGATATTGATGATTTGTGTTTGCTCTTTTTCTTGATTAGTCTGggacaaaatgaattttattgatttttttgtttgtttgtttttgagacagggtctcactctgtcatccaggctggagtacagtggtttgaCCACAGCTCAtgacagcctcaacctcccgggctcaaacagtcctccctcctcagcctcccaaatagctgggactacaggcatgtgccagcacacccagctattttttttttttttttttttttttcttgtgtagagatgagttctcactatgttgccagggttggtcttgaactccagggctcaagcaattctcccacctcagcctcccaaagtgcagggattacaggtatgagccacttcGTCCAGCCCAATATTAATCTTTTAAAGAACCAATTGCTATGGGCTGAATGTGTCCCACAAAATTAGTATGTTAAAACTTAATTGCCAATGTGATTGTATTAAGAGATGTGACATTTaggaagtgattagatcatgagagctccacccttgtgaatgggattaatgtccttataaaagaagctACAGAGAGCTGACACTCCAGTTTTCCTGTTCCTTCTGCCACATGAAGGCACAGCGTTcatcccccaaccccatccccaGGGGATACAGCattcaaggtgccatcttggaagtagATACTGGGCCCTTGCCAGACACCCGACcagctggtgccttgatcttggactacccagccttcagaactgtgaggaatatatttctgtttataaataacccagtctcggCTGTTTTGTTTTAGCAGTACAAGCAGACTGAGACACCAACTTGTGGCcctgttgatttttctctattgcttgtcttcaatttcatatttttttcttttttttttttttttttttttgagatggagtctcactctgtcacccaggctggagtgcaggggcgcgatcttggctcactgaaacctccgcctcccaggttcaagtgattctcccacttcagcttcctgaatagctgggattacaggcgcgcaccaccacgcccacctagtttttgtatttttagtagagacggggtttcaacatattggccaggcgggtcttgaactcctgacttcaggtgatctgtttGCCTCGGccttgaaagtgctgggattacaggcatgagccactgcacccaggctaaatttcattaatttctgctcctGTATCTTTCTTTCTACTTATTATGTATTTAAATTGCCCTTTTTTCCCCTAGCTTCTTAAGATGGAAGCTcagatcatttatttttttctttataaatgtaaacatttaaagcCACAGCATTTCCTATAAGGACTGCTGTAGCTGTATCCCAcaatttttgttatgttttcattattagctcaaagcattttttatttctgatgggATTTCTTCTTCGACTAGTGATATGGTGGGCTTGTATTGTGTTACCTTACCTGAGCCAGAGCTCTGTTTCCCAGAATTACTTTCATGCATAGTTACGGGTTAGCATGGCTACAATGGGATGGGGGTATACAGGCTACAAAAGACTAAGATTTAGAAGGTGGAAGTGGAGCAGTAGCCATCTTTCTATGCTTGGGAAGATAGAGCAGTCCACCAAAACACTTGCAATCTGCCCAAGTGTTGTCACTTCATTGGCCTGAGGCAGCAGCTGCAGCTCCTTTCTGATCCTCCTTCAGCTTCTCCAAATTCCAGGCCTGATGTGTGTTTAACTTCATGATGAAGGGCTGCAACCTCTGATGCAGGACAATGCCACCTCAAAGTTGAGGCTTGGAGATGGTGAAAGAATGACAAAGGGGCCAGTCTACCATCCTGAATTGTCCTGCTCAACCTTCCAAGTTCTAGTTTGTTCTTGCCTCCCCCACCTCACAATCATTATCTTTCCTTCCTGACATCCTACTTTTCAGACTCCAGATTCCAACACCAGACACAGGAAAAGTCATCTCGCATAGACCATGTAAGTAGCCTTCACAGTTGCCTGTGGTCAAATCTCTTTCGCTGATGGAACACCGATAAAGAATTTGGCACTGAAAGTGGTTCCGGCTATTAGAAACTTACAAATGTGTTCTCTGTTGGTCCTGTGTTATCTGCAATTGGTTTTCTTATATGATTACATTTTAAGTCAATGATCTTGTTTGCAATGGTAAAGGGGGTATTGGAAGTCCATCATGTGCACAAAAACAGCAAAACAGTTACTGAGACGATCACCTATAGATACTTGTAATGATGTGCCAATAGAAGGCAAGGCTTGAGAAACAAGTGTTTGCTGCATAGACTGTTTTAGTGGAAATAAGGTGTATGGTAAGTTTGGTTGATTGCTTCTAAGTGTCCTGAGGAACTTGGACAAAGAAAATGATGAGCTTATGACTAAATTCCCAGATTAGGGTCCCATTAAGGAACTCCAAAGCTTCTATTACTGCCCTATAATAAACCCTTAACTCCTATAGTTGTAATGCCAAGATTTCTGAAAGCCACCTCAAAGTTTAATTCTGCTGGCAGAAAATTGAGCCTCCAAAATTTACTGAGTTTTGTATGTTAAAGTTACGTCAATGATTGGGaaggagtgagactctgaaaaTGAGCTAGGGATAGGAATGTAAATTTCTATGAAACTGGGGAGCTTGAACCTATAAATTCTTTTGAGCCTTCCTTGTCAAGAGAAAATTATGTAGTAGGCAAGGTGTATTGGGGGAGCACTGTTTAGCAGAAACAAATATGGCATAAAATTAACATGGGTTCAGATACTGGTTCTTAACATATGTTTAGGGATTAAGCATTTCCAATATTGTAAACAGCTGCCATTATTGAATACCTGTTTCATATAATGCATTTTGCAGAGACGTTTACAtgcattgtttcatttaatcttcccccAAAAAACCTGGGCAAATTTTTTACAGGTGAATACACTTGAGACTGGAATGGTTAAGGTAATTTGCCCCCAATTACAGAGCAAATTAGAATTTGGCAAAATCAGAATTTGAACTCGGGTCTCAAACTCAGGTCTGTTTCATTTCACAGCCTGTGATTATGCACTGGGGTACACTGCTATAATGTAAAGATGAACTGAAATAACATTTGCAAAGCGGTGGTTGCCACTGTTTTCATTCATTCTAACCCTGGTAACTAAAGCCCTTTTCATATTTTACTTCCCTCAGGTGATGAGGATCTTCAAAATCTGTTCAACTCTCAGTACTCTAAACCTCTTTCTCTAGGTTAAAGCCTGTATGATTCATTCATAGGTAGGGGTGAAGAACTAACATATTAACTCTTCAAGAACATTTTATGGAATCACAAAAGGTTAGACCTATCTAGGATATCAAGGATCATGAGTTTGACCTTTTACTTGCAGAGGAAGAAACAAGTTCAAAGAGATAAGTTGAATAACTCATATGAATAGGCTGGAATAATAACTCTGTTGAGAAGGTTAAGAGAAGGACAAAACACTAAAGCAGGTGTTCACATTCTCCCTAAAGGAACTGTGTTAATGATATCATCCAGGGAAACTTCAATTGTAAACTCTGTTGCAGTGCTGGAGTTGTAAAAAGTAACCCCTTGATGAGTGTGAAATCATCAAGGATTTCACTGGATAGTTATGGATAATCCTTACA is a window encoding:
- the SC5D gene encoding lathosterol oxidase is translated as MDLVLSVADYYFFSPYIYPATWPEDDIFRQAISLLIVTNVGAYILYFFCATLSYYFVFDHALMKHPQFLKNQVRREIKFTVQALPWISILTVALFLLEIRGYSKLHDDLGEFPYGLFELVVSIISFLFFTDMFIYWIHRGLHHRLVYKRLHKPHHIWKIPTPFASHAFHPIDGFLQSLPYHIYPFIFPLHKVVYLSLYILVNIWTISIHDGDFRVPQILQPFINGSAHHTDHHMFFDYNYGQYFTLWDRIGGSFKNPSSFEGKGPLSYVKEMTEGKRSSHSGNGCKNEKLFNGEFTKTE